The following is a genomic window from Mya arenaria isolate MELC-2E11 chromosome 4, ASM2691426v1.
cttaaacaaattcaaaattagcgcgctgtcttacaacggctcttgttttataaccagcaatttgtgcagtctcttacattttactgttatatgttgttgttatagtttgtatttagcAAATCAAATAAAGGGAGAAAGCCCAGCAAGGCAAATGGCCAAGAACAGCATTTTTTGGTTGTTAAATAGTTGATGTTCCCAATAACTTAATTTAATACTTGATGTTCgcaataatttaattcaatttttgataattgtaatCAATTAACTCACTTGGGATGTAGATGCATGTTTCTTTGTGcaaacttttaataaatcaCAAAGGCATTATAACAaccaaaatattaacatttaaggAACTTTTTCCAGTCTGCAATATTGTGACCTCGtatagatataaaaataaattaatattttgttataattggCATTTTATTGACTTTTCAGATCTGGGAGTTTTCAACTCAGACAAGAGGACCTGGATATTCTGCAACATGTGACACTGACGCAAACTGTGTTGtacttttatatcaatatggcaatataaaaatgtttggaCTCATATGCCATTGCttgaatcaaaattaattttatattaaatttatgtaacTCTGATATCTATTTTTCCTCATACACTTACTTATTAGAAGTGTTAAAACATAACTCCAATAAGAAAGTTTCGTTAAAATTGTATGTTGAATGGTTAAGTCAGAGAGAAGAAAATGTCAAGGTAACCAAGTGTCAATGGCTCAATGCTCAAGTATTGGCAAAAGTGCAAAGCAGTTTTGCTGGTACTTGCACCAACAAAATAGCTATGCTGGTGTCTGCATGAACAAAGAAGCTTTGTTGAGGCTAAGCCATGCATGAAGTAATGCAaagtatattgtcaacaaaggaggcttagccatgcatgcatggcaaaggaggcttagccatgcatgcatggcaaaggtgggtttgttcatgtgtaagtaatgaaaagtatattgtcaacaaaggaggcttagccatgcatgcatggcaaaggaggcttagccatacatgcatggcaaaggtgaGTTTGTTATGAACCAAGggttttatcaattttcaaattcatATCTACACTGAAAAATACCTTCTTATCTTAGATTTACTTATACACATACATTGGCCGAACCAAGAAAATGTTAGTGAAACTGCACGTTCTGTATTTAATGTCATATTCCGACTTCCGaaaataaagagcaaatatGAAACAACTGTAATAATTGTTAGCATAACGTGCCTTGGTCACCATGCATCAACATGTAACATTAGCCTAACGTGCCTTGTTCACCATGCATCAACATGTAACATTAGCCTAACGTGCCTTGGTCACCATGCATCAACATGTAACATAAGCATAACGTGCCTTGGTCACAGTGCCTTGGTCACCATGCATCAATATGTAACATTGGTATAACATACCTTGGTCACCATGCTTCAACATGTAGCATTAGCATAACGTACCTTGGTCACCATGCATCAACATGTAACATTAGCATAACTTACTTTTGTCACCATACATCAACATGTAACACTGGCATAACGTACCTTGGTCACCATGTCTCAACATGTAACATTAGCATAATGTACCTGGGTCACCACGCATCAACATGTTACATTAGCATAACGTACCTTGGTCACCATGCTTCAACATGTTACATTAGCATAACGTACCTTGGTCACCATGCATCAACATGTAGCATTAGCATAACTTGCCTTGGTCACCATGCATCAACATGTAACATTGGCATAACGTACCTTTGTCACCATGCATCAACATGTTACATTAGCATAACCTACCTTGGTCACCATGCTTCAACATGTAACATTAGCATAACGTGTCTTTGTCACCATGCATCAACATGTAACATTAGCATAACGTACCTTGGTCACCATGCATCAACATATAACATTATGGTTGATGGACCTTTACAGACATGGATTTATGTACTTTCATATATAACAACCAAAGATATTTATGTTTCAGAATGAACTCGCTCACTCTAGGACTCGTAGTTGCATGCGCTGCCTTTGTTGAGGATGTCATTAGCACGGGCATACCATACTGGTATAAAATTGGATCTGGCAGTGGTACGTTCTACTATGGGCTGTTTATGGCCTGTGCATATACGCCAATTGGTTCCGTCTGCCAGAAATGGCACAGTAagtttttagtttatttaatttaagtttgttataGGCCTCACCATCCTCGCTACCCAGTTTATTCCTGACGTATAAATACACTGGCAACCCTCGGCAAATTGACTGCAGTAACCTTGTATGTACTCATGCATGACTAATGAGGAGAAATCCGGTTGTTTGATTGAACAtctcaatcggaacacctcggccagtatccaactAGGAATTGGTCTAtttcgaagcttgccggagatggccgagttgttacgatcaTGAACATCTGTGGCAAATCTCAGGCAATATTTTTgaatcattaagaaattatttcagGACAGTGTGTATCGGATGGGTGGCAGTAGGCCGACCTTCAAACACACGCGAaaggtgaaattcttaatgattaagtctagtacttaatgattgccaaCCTGTAATTtcaatggcttaaaatgtaggttatttgtaaatgaagttatttcattttagttttgCCCGACTGGGTCATGGCTTCCCAGGCCATGATGATATCGAGCGTGCTTGCCCTTGGTGCAAGTATTCTTCTGGGAATTATGTTCTTGACGATCCTGAAGGACAAGGCGATAGTTTGCATCGGAGCTGCTTTCATGAGCTTTGCTGCTGGTAAGTCTTATGTAAACACGTGGCAAATttggttttcatttatttatatgcaaagtAGTCACCAAGTTAGATAGTTTggtcattgtttttttcattatgaaatcAAGCAATACTTTTTTTGGTTTGCGATTGCCATTTATTACTTATTACGCTATTCATATACGCGTCTTATAGACTGTTGATAAAGGAATACTGTTAGCCAAATAGCCTAGCTGACTTCATGGCCACCTTTCGGATATTTATTAGGAAGTCTGTACTTTATGTCAGGCGTTTCAGAAGAGGCAACAAATAGGTTAACCTTTTGCAATTGAATGCGTTTTGTTAACAGTTTCGTGGGCGCGTAAAAGTTGTTTTCAACAGAAGTATATACaacttataaagaaaacaacgtTAAGTGTCCAATTATCCGTACATAATCCGTCTAAATTACAataaacttaaagatgcactcttactcccaaatgagaattaccacaattaaaaaaaatgtttcaatattcccaaaaagataaataaatgtcaaaaacaatggttcttatgaaggaaaccgacttacatttgaaagaaatgatcaTAAAACACGGCATTACTACCTTATGAGATCAcggtaaatattttagcattcaccaatcatttaata
Proteins encoded in this region:
- the LOC128230326 gene encoding uncharacterized protein LOC128230326 isoform X3 translates to MNSLTLGLVVACAAFVEDVISTGIPYWYKIGSGSVLPDWVMASQAMMISSVLALGASILLGIMFLTILKDKAIVCIGAAFMSFAAGVLCIIGLAVAGVKFTKEASGDLHAGFGLAIIAAIHAFVAGAIFFLSRNRIGQM
- the LOC128230326 gene encoding uncharacterized protein LOC128230326 isoform X2 — its product is MNSLTLGLVVACAAFVEDVISTGIPYWYKIGSGSGTFYYGLFMACAYTPIGSVCQKWHILPDWVMASQAMMISSVLALGASILLGIMFLTILKDKAIVCIGAAFMSFAAGLAVAGVKFTKEASGDLHAGFGLAIIAAIHAFVAGAIFFLSRNRIGQM
- the LOC128230326 gene encoding uncharacterized protein LOC128230326 isoform X1; protein product: MNSLTLGLVVACAAFVEDVISTGIPYWYKIGSGSGTFYYGLFMACAYTPIGSVCQKWHILPDWVMASQAMMISSVLALGASILLGIMFLTILKDKAIVCIGAAFMSFAAGVLCIIGLAVAGVKFTKEASGDLHAGFGLAIIAAIHAFVAGAIFFLSRNRIGQM